The nucleotide sequence TAACCGCACAGGGAGCGAATAGAAACGTCGTCTTGGAGGAAGATGCGGAAACTCTTGCGAGTTTGGCGAGGTATGATATAGATCTTCAGGCAATAGGATTTAATACCACGAGGGTAAGTATGACGCAGATGGAGATGTGCGGAGCGGATGTGGATACCGATAATACCAATCATTCCTATTTTATAAACTTCGATAACACTACAGGGGCTACGGGAACAACGTATACGTTTTACATAAACGGCGTTGAGATAAACATTACTACACAGGATTTGGATAGCGATGGAAACGCTGATGATCTTGACTTGAAGGTGGTTGTTAGCGTTATAAACGCTAAATCTTCCCAAACGGGTGTTACAGCTGCTTTGACTACTTATAATGCTGGAGGGGGAGATTATCGGGCGTATATTACTCTTACTGCTAACTCTGGAACCAAGATAGAGCTGGAGGATAGAGATCTCGTTGGGGGTCAAAACACTACTTTCCTCGAAAGGATAGGTTTTAAAACCCATTGGGCACATGATGATACGAGATACGATCCAAGGAGATGGGTTATGGGAGGCACCCCTGTAAGCGGGACGGCTGGGACCACGGGAGCTATATATATAAACGGTGTTAGAATTGACGTGGATACATCAGATACGCTTGCGGATGTTATACGAAAGATAAACAATCTTTCGGCTTATACCAATGTTAAAGCGTATAACAGGGATGAGGGAACGGCTGCAAATGATAGCTACCTTTTCTTGATTCAAGCTTCGGGTGATCCATCTAATAAGATAATAGTTGAAGGTAATTCAAGTATACTAAGCTGGTTAGGGTTAAATAACGCTACCGAAGGCATAGAAGATGGTACCATCGCTTCGTCCGGGACGAACGTTAAGATCAGGGTTCCGTCGAAAGATGAGGATGGAAATTCATACAGTATAAATAGTCCAGATACCTTGATTATAGAAGGTAGGGGAAAACACGTTGTGCTGGAAAAGCTCGTTAAGGATTATAAATATTATACTCCTACCAATGTTAATTACACGCTTACTCCCTTGGGACTTGCTTTCGATATCGATGGAGAAAGATGGGAAGAAGCGGACATAAAGGTAGATGCGTCGGGAACACTTTTTCTTCACATAGGACCCAATGAGAATGAGCTTATGAGAATAGACATAGATTCTCTTAATACGGATGGGTTGGGAATATCTGATCTCACGGTTCTGACCAGAGAAGAAGCGGAGCTTGCCATAGAGAAGGTTACCAAAGCTACGGAGAAGATATCTACTGCGCGCTCAAAGCTTGGAGCCTATCAAAATCGCTTAGAGCACACAATCAAAAATCTGAGAATAATGGAGGTTAATGTTCAGGCTGCTGAGTCAAGAATAAGGGATGCGGATATGGCGCTGGAGATGATGCAGTTTGTGAGACTGCAGATACTTCACCAGTCTGGTACTGCTATGCTTGCTCAGGCTAATCAGCTTCCGCAGTCGGTTCTCCAGCTTTTAAGATAGCAGGTAAATTCCTT is from Synergistota bacterium and encodes:
- a CDS encoding flagellin, which encodes MRIDIDSLNTDGLGISDLTVLTREEAELAIEKVTKATEKISTARSKLGAYQNRLEHTIKNLRIMEVNVQAAESRIRDADMALEMMQFVRLQILHQSGTAMLAQANQLPQSVLQLLR